The genome window GGCGGCGCACGCCCAGGTGGCCAAGGAGCTCTCGGTGATCGGCCGGCTGGAGCTGGCCGGCTACTTCCTGATCGTGCACGACATCGTGGAGTTCTGCCGGGCCGAGGACATCTGGTGCCAGGGGCGCGGCTCGGCCGCCAACTCGGCGGTCTGCTACGCGCTCGGCATCACCGCGGTGGACCCGATCCGCTACGGGCTGCTCTTCGAGCGGTTCCTCAGCATGGAGCGGGACGGCCCGCCCGACATCGACCTGGACATCGAGCACCGGCGCCGCGAGGAGGTGATCCAGTACGTCTACCGGCGGTACGGGCGCGAGCACGCCGCCCAGGTGGCCAACGTGATCACCTACCGCCCCCGGCTGGCGCTGCGCGACGCGGCCCGGGTGCTCGGCTACCCGATGGACCAGGTGAACGCCTTCTCCCGGCAGGTGGACTTCCACTCCGCGCCCCGCGAGGACGCGGTGATCCCGGCCGACGTGCTCGACCTCGGCAGCCAACTGCACGGCCTGCCCCGCCACTTGGGCATCCACTCGGGCGGCATGGTGCTGACCCGGGAGCCGATCGGGCAGATCTGCCCGACCGAGTGGGCCCGGATGCCGGGGCGCTCGGTACTGCAGTGGGACAAGGAGTCCACCGCCGGGGCGGGGCTGGTCAAGATCGACCTGCTGGGCCTGGGCATGCTCTCCGCGCTGCACGACGCCTGCGACCTGGTGGCCGAACACCACGGCGAACGCTGGGACTTGGCGAGCATCCCGCCGCAGGACGCGGCGGTCTACGAGATGCTCTGCCGGGCCGACACGGTCGGGGTGTTCCAGGTCGAGTCCCGGGCCCAGATGGCCACCCTGCCCCGGCTGAAGCCCCGGGAGTTCTACGACCTGGTGGTGGAGGTCGCGCTGATCCGGCCCGGGCCGATCCAGGGCGGCTCGGTCCACCCCTACCTGCGCCGGCGGGCCGGGCTGGAGCCCGCCGACTGCCCGCACCCGCTGATGGAGCGGGCCCTGGCGAAGACCCTCGGGGTGCCGCTGTTCCAGGAGCAGATGATGCAACTGGCCATCGACTGCGCGGGGTTCAGCGGGGAGGAGGCGGACCGGCTGCGCCAGGCGATGGGCGCCAAGCGCTCGCACCAGCGGGTGGCCGAGCTGCGCCAGCGGCTGCTGGACGGAATGGCCGAGCGGGACATCCCGCCGCAGGTGGCCGAGGACGTCTTCACCAAGATCGAGGCGTTCTCCAACTACGGCTTCCCGGAGTCGCACTCGATCAGCTTCGCCTACCTGGTGTACGCCAGCGCCTGGTTGAAGCACCACTACCCGGCGGCCTTCACCTGCGCGCTGCTGGCCAACCAGCCGATGGGCTTCTACTCCCCGCTCAGCCTGATCTCGGACGCCCGGCGGCACGGGGTGAAGGTGCACCCGGTGGACGCCAACGCCAGCGCGGCCGGGCCGACCCTGGAGGGACCCCGGGACGCGCCGGCGATCCGGCTGGGGCTGGCCACGGTGCGCGGATTGGGCGAGGAGCAGGCGGCGGCCGTGGTGGCCGGCCGGCCCTACCGGGACCTGGAGGACTTCGCGCACCGGACCAGGCTGCCCGCGCCGCTCCTGGAGGCACTGGCGACCGCCGGGGCGTTCCGCTGCTTCGGTCTGACTCGTCGTCAGGCCCTCTGGGCGGCCGGCGCCTTGGCCACCACCGGGGAGGCGGAGCTGCTGCCGGGGACGGCGCCGGGCAGTGCGGCGCCCGAACTGCCCGCGATGACGCCGGTGGAGGAGACCATCGCCGACCTGTGGGCCACCGGCGCCTCGGCCGACCGCCACCCGGTGGAGCACGTGCGGTCGGCACTGCGGCACATCGGCGCCGTGCCGGCGGCGGAGCTGGGCGGCCTGGCGCACGGCTGCGAGCTGATCGTCGGCGGCCTGGTGACGCACCGTCAGCGGCCGCCCACGGCGGGTGGGGTGCTCTTCCTCAGCCTGGAGGACGAGACCGGCCTGATCAACGTGGTCTGCAACCGCGCCGTCTGGGAGATCCACCGCCGCACCGCCCTGGACCGGGCCGGCCTGCTCATCCACGGCCGCCTGGAACGCAACAGCGGAGCACTCAACGTGGTCGCGACCCGGCTCACCCCACTGCGGATCGCGGTGCCCTAGCCGGTGCGCAGCAGCAGCGCCGACAGCGGGACGAAGCCGCCCGGGCCGCCGGTGGCCGGGTCCTCGCCGGTGGTGCGGCGGATCATCGCGAGGGCGATCCGCTGGGCCTGGGCCTTGGCCCGCTCGGCGGCCGGGCCCTGGTGCAGGCCGTCCACCGTGGCGGCCCAGAGCTGCACCCAGCGGCCGTGGTGCTCGGCGGTGAGCGGGAGGGCGGTGTGCGGGGCGAACAGGTTGCGGCGGTACTCGGCGGAGCGCAGCAGCGAGCTGG of Kitasatospora viridis contains these proteins:
- a CDS encoding error-prone DNA polymerase encodes the protein MAFDSKHLMPWGELRRRMTDPVPATDTPALPESTTPAPVPEQPAWAELHTHSAFSFLDGASEPEALVAEALRLGVETLGLTDHDGLYGAVRLAVAARGTALRTVFGAELNLRGVGGLPGEHLLVLARSPAGYRRLSAVIAAAQLAGGAKGRPVYEFAELAGAHGGEWAVLTGCRGGRVRRALAERGPDAALGELGALAEAFGERNVFVELIDHQLPGDDPRNDLLAGLAGRAGLGLVASNNVHHATPAEGRLAQGLAALRARRTVREAAGWTRAAGTAHLRSGSEMARRLARFPGVREATAALGRACAFTFEELDPQLPGFPVPPGEDEFSHLRSLTLRGAERRFAADDAAAHAQVAKELSVIGRLELAGYFLIVHDIVEFCRAEDIWCQGRGSAANSAVCYALGITAVDPIRYGLLFERFLSMERDGPPDIDLDIEHRRREEVIQYVYRRYGREHAAQVANVITYRPRLALRDAARVLGYPMDQVNAFSRQVDFHSAPREDAVIPADVLDLGSQLHGLPRHLGIHSGGMVLTREPIGQICPTEWARMPGRSVLQWDKESTAGAGLVKIDLLGLGMLSALHDACDLVAEHHGERWDLASIPPQDAAVYEMLCRADTVGVFQVESRAQMATLPRLKPREFYDLVVEVALIRPGPIQGGSVHPYLRRRAGLEPADCPHPLMERALAKTLGVPLFQEQMMQLAIDCAGFSGEEADRLRQAMGAKRSHQRVAELRQRLLDGMAERDIPPQVAEDVFTKIEAFSNYGFPESHSISFAYLVYASAWLKHHYPAAFTCALLANQPMGFYSPLSLISDARRHGVKVHPVDANASAAGPTLEGPRDAPAIRLGLATVRGLGEEQAAAVVAGRPYRDLEDFAHRTRLPAPLLEALATAGAFRCFGLTRRQALWAAGALATTGEAELLPGTAPGSAAPELPAMTPVEETIADLWATGASADRHPVEHVRSALRHIGAVPAAELGGLAHGCELIVGGLVTHRQRPPTAGGVLFLSLEDETGLINVVCNRAVWEIHRRTALDRAGLLIHGRLERNSGALNVVATRLTPLRIAVP
- a CDS encoding group III truncated hemoglobin, whose translation is MNPVRGDIGSRQDLDVLLRRFYAAAFADPLIGPQFAGMELEAHLPHITDFWASSLLRSAEYRRNLFAPHTALPLTAEHHGRWVQLWAATVDGLHQGPAAERAKAQAQRIALAMIRRTTGEDPATGGPGGFVPLSALLLRTG